A genomic window from Microvirga sp. TS319 includes:
- a CDS encoding UTP--glucose-1-phosphate uridylyltransferase, protein MKRIRKAVLPVAGLGTRFLPATKAVPKEMLCVVDRPVVQHVVDEARAAGIEHFIFVTGRGKAVIEDHFDIAYELNKTLEARGKTKELELLAKDQPKAGQTSFTRQQEPLGLGHAVWCARELVGDEPFAVLLPDMLSRGSMEQMLAAYEKHGGNIIAVEEVPEDQTHQYGIVSVGQEFGQTFEITGMVEKPPKGTAPSNYIISGRYILQPEIFDLLSNQERGAGNEIQLTDSMIRLMKDQKFFGMKYEGTTYDTGSKVGFLMANVAYALEREDLGPAFRQELEAFLRQT, encoded by the coding sequence ATGAAGCGCATTCGCAAAGCAGTCCTTCCTGTTGCCGGTCTCGGCACCCGTTTCCTTCCGGCCACCAAGGCCGTGCCGAAGGAGATGCTGTGCGTGGTGGACCGGCCCGTGGTGCAGCATGTGGTGGATGAGGCTCGGGCCGCAGGAATCGAGCATTTCATCTTCGTCACCGGACGCGGCAAGGCCGTGATCGAAGACCATTTCGACATCGCCTACGAGCTGAACAAGACCCTCGAGGCCCGCGGCAAGACGAAGGAGCTGGAGCTCCTGGCCAAGGACCAGCCGAAGGCCGGCCAGACGAGCTTCACGCGCCAGCAGGAGCCCTTGGGGCTCGGCCATGCCGTCTGGTGCGCCCGCGAACTGGTGGGCGACGAGCCCTTCGCGGTCCTTCTTCCCGACATGCTCAGCCGCGGCTCGATGGAGCAGATGCTGGCGGCCTATGAAAAGCACGGCGGCAACATCATCGCCGTGGAGGAGGTGCCCGAGGATCAGACCCATCAATACGGCATCGTCTCGGTGGGCCAGGAATTCGGCCAGACTTTCGAGATCACCGGCATGGTGGAGAAACCCCCGAAGGGAACCGCGCCGTCGAACTACATCATCTCAGGCCGCTACATTCTGCAGCCTGAGATCTTCGACCTTTTGTCGAACCAGGAGCGTGGCGCTGGCAACGAGATCCAGCTTACCGACTCCATGATCCGCCTGATGAAGGACCAGAAGTTCTTCGGCATGAAGTACGAAGGCACGACCTACGACACGGGCTCCAAGGTCGGCTTCCTCATGGCCAACGTGGCCTATGCCCTCGAGCGAGAGGACCTCGGACCCGCCTTCCGGCAGGAGCTCGAAGCCTTCCTGCGCCAAACGTAA